A region from the Saccharomonospora azurea NA-128 genome encodes:
- a CDS encoding DUF3159 domain-containing protein — translation MTEHPKRSRTDLDHDPSGDSADSRADRRDETSPDTGESSDAAESSEERAEPTMLEQMGGVSGLLYSSLPVVVFVLANAMFGLTVGIWTALGSAVAIAVVRVVRKEPLQPAISGLFAVGVAAFLAYRTGSAKGFFLFGIWTSLVYFVVLAGSVVVRWPLAGVVWNLLNGSGMAWRKDKPSRLGYDVATLALAAVFAARFVVQRWLYDEDLTGWLAFAKIAMGYPLYGLALLVVVWAVRRSDRRLKELAASAPPVETDEQIEARLRVKYGEAPPNQA, via the coding sequence GTGACTGAACACCCGAAACGTTCCCGGACCGACCTGGACCACGATCCCTCCGGTGACTCCGCTGACTCCCGCGCCGACCGTCGGGACGAGACGTCGCCGGACACGGGGGAATCGTCGGACGCGGCGGAATCGTCGGAGGAACGTGCCGAGCCGACCATGCTCGAGCAGATGGGTGGCGTCTCCGGACTGCTGTACTCGTCGCTGCCGGTCGTGGTGTTCGTGCTCGCCAACGCGATGTTCGGGCTCACCGTCGGAATCTGGACCGCGCTCGGCAGCGCCGTGGCGATCGCCGTCGTGCGGGTGGTGCGCAAGGAGCCGCTCCAGCCCGCGATCTCCGGCCTGTTCGCCGTCGGGGTGGCGGCGTTCCTCGCCTACCGGACGGGCTCGGCCAAGGGCTTCTTCCTGTTCGGCATCTGGACGAGCCTGGTGTACTTCGTGGTGCTCGCCGGGTCCGTCGTCGTCCGTTGGCCGCTGGCCGGTGTGGTGTGGAATCTCCTCAACGGCAGCGGCATGGCCTGGCGCAAGGACAAGCCGTCCCGCCTGGGGTACGACGTCGCCACGCTGGCGCTCGCGGCGGTGTTCGCGGCGCGTTTCGTGGTGCAGCGGTGGCTCTACGACGAGGACCTCACCGGCTGGCTCGCCTTCGCCAAGATCGCGATGGGTTACCCGTTGTACGGGCTGGCTCTCCTGGTCGTCGTGTGGGCCGTGCGACGTTCCGACCGCAGGCTCAAGGAGCTGGCCGCGTCGGCCCCGCCCGTCGAGACCGACGAGCAGATCGAGGCGCGCCTGCGGGTGAAGTACGGAGAGGCGCCGCCCAACCAGGCGTGA
- a CDS encoding MMPL family transporter, whose product MATMLYRLGRFAFRRRGLVAVLWVLILAAVGGAAATTSSTASTAISIPGTEAQQAFELLEERFPGSTPDGATARVVFQAPEGDTLTDAEHRKTIAKIVADLAEGAQVQQAVDPFQAQSVSRDATIAYTQVTYDGSALELTDATRDALQAAAEKGRDAGLAVEIGGDALLTIPETGATEVIGVLIAAVVLLVTFGSLVAAGLPLATALVGVGISVAVITLLTQTLELDSTTPILATMIGLAVGIDYSLFIVSRYRAELAEGRAPLDAIGRATGTAGSAVVFAGLTVVIALAGLAVVNIPILTKMGFAAAGAVVLAVLVALTLIPALIGMAGKRVLPRKQRDKAAREAAEGKPGAGTRWARFVLRHRVAVLVLGVAGLGVIAIPATDLQLGLPDDSSKPVDTSQRKAYDLISEGFGPGTNGPLVVTVDARGSDDPQAAAAATGKALQGLDNVAMAMPPTFNQAGDTAMITVIPMSAPSSTETEDLVHDIRAEATDLADTTGARILVTGQTAMGIDVSQKLDDALLPYLALVVGLAFVLLVIVFRSLLVPLKAALGFLLSVIAALGAVVAVFQWGWLADLVGVEQTGPIMSLMPIFLVGLVFGLAMDYEVFLVTRMREAYVHGESAQESIVTGFRHGARVVTAAALIMISVFAGFVGSDESMIKMIGFGLAIAVLFDAFVVRMAIVPATLALLGKAAWWLPRPLDKVLPNVDVEGERLQQRLAESDEEVKETVGSPS is encoded by the coding sequence ATGGCCACGATGCTGTACCGGCTCGGCCGCTTCGCCTTCCGGCGACGCGGTCTGGTCGCCGTACTGTGGGTGCTGATACTCGCCGCAGTCGGCGGCGCCGCCGCGACGACGTCCTCGACAGCCTCCACCGCGATCTCGATTCCCGGAACCGAGGCACAGCAGGCGTTCGAGCTGCTGGAGGAACGCTTCCCCGGCAGCACACCGGACGGCGCCACCGCCCGCGTCGTCTTCCAGGCTCCCGAGGGCGACACGCTCACCGACGCGGAGCACCGGAAGACCATCGCCAAGATCGTCGCCGACCTGGCGGAGGGCGCGCAGGTCCAGCAGGCCGTCGACCCGTTCCAGGCGCAGAGCGTCAGCCGCGACGCGACGATCGCCTACACGCAGGTGACCTACGACGGCTCCGCCCTCGAACTGACCGACGCGACCCGGGACGCCCTGCAGGCCGCCGCGGAGAAGGGCAGGGACGCCGGGCTGGCCGTGGAGATCGGCGGGGACGCTCTGCTGACGATCCCCGAGACCGGCGCCACCGAGGTCATCGGTGTGCTCATCGCGGCCGTCGTGTTGCTCGTGACGTTCGGCTCGCTCGTCGCGGCGGGGCTGCCGCTGGCCACCGCGCTCGTCGGTGTGGGCATCAGCGTCGCCGTCATCACGCTGCTCACGCAGACGCTGGAACTCGACAGCACGACACCCATCCTGGCCACGATGATCGGGCTCGCGGTCGGGATCGACTACTCGCTGTTCATCGTGTCCCGCTACCGCGCCGAACTCGCGGAAGGCCGGGCACCGCTGGACGCGATCGGACGCGCGACCGGCACCGCGGGATCGGCGGTCGTCTTCGCCGGGCTCACCGTCGTCATCGCGCTGGCCGGTCTCGCCGTGGTGAACATCCCGATCCTCACGAAGATGGGTTTCGCCGCCGCCGGTGCGGTGGTTCTGGCCGTGCTCGTCGCGCTCACCCTCATCCCGGCGCTCATCGGCATGGCGGGCAAGCGGGTCCTGCCGCGCAAGCAGCGTGACAAGGCCGCTCGCGAAGCCGCGGAGGGCAAGCCCGGCGCGGGTACCCGGTGGGCGCGGTTCGTCCTCCGGCACCGCGTGGCCGTGCTCGTCCTCGGTGTCGCGGGCCTCGGGGTCATCGCCATCCCGGCGACCGACCTGCAGCTCGGGCTGCCCGACGACAGCTCCAAGCCCGTCGACACGAGCCAGCGCAAGGCCTACGACCTCATCTCCGAGGGCTTCGGTCCCGGCACCAACGGACCGCTCGTGGTCACGGTCGACGCGCGTGGCAGCGACGACCCGCAGGCGGCGGCCGCCGCCACGGGCAAGGCCCTGCAGGGCCTCGACAACGTCGCCATGGCCATGCCGCCCACGTTCAACCAGGCCGGCGACACGGCGATGATCACCGTCATCCCGATGTCAGCGCCCAGCAGCACGGAGACCGAGGACCTCGTCCACGACATCCGCGCCGAGGCCACCGACCTCGCCGACACGACGGGCGCGCGGATCCTGGTCACGGGCCAGACCGCGATGGGCATCGACGTCTCGCAGAAGCTGGACGACGCCCTGCTGCCCTACCTGGCGCTGGTGGTCGGGCTCGCCTTCGTCCTGCTGGTGATCGTGTTCCGCTCGCTGCTCGTACCGCTGAAGGCCGCGCTGGGCTTCCTGCTGTCGGTCATCGCCGCGCTGGGAGCCGTGGTCGCGGTGTTCCAGTGGGGCTGGCTGGCCGACCTGGTCGGCGTGGAGCAGACCGGCCCGATCATGAGCCTGATGCCGATCTTCCTGGTCGGCCTCGTCTTCGGCCTGGCGATGGACTACGAGGTCTTCCTGGTCACACGCATGCGGGAGGCCTACGTCCACGGCGAGAGCGCGCAGGAGTCGATCGTGACCGGCTTCCGCCACGGCGCCCGGGTCGTCACGGCCGCGGCGCTGATCATGATCAGCGTGTTCGCCGGGTTCGTCGGCTCCGACGAGTCGATGATCAAGATGATCGGGTTCGGTCTCGCGATCGCCGTCCTGTTCGACGCCTTCGTCGTCCGGATGGCCATCGTGCCCGCCACACTCGCGCTGCTCGGCAAGGCCGCGTGGTGGCTCCCGCGGCCGCTCGACAAGGTGCTGCCCAACGTCGACGTCGAGGGCGAACGGCTCCAGCAGCGGCTCGCCGAGTCCGACGAGGAGGTCAAGGAGACGGTCGGCAGTCCTTCCTGA
- a CDS encoding potassium channel family protein: MHVVIMGCGRVGASLAAALERLGHDVAVIDKERESFRRLGPAFHGRQVLGMGFDRDVLIEAGIEQAEAFAAVSSGDNSNIISARVARETFGVEHVVARIYDSKRAAVYERLGIPTVATVPWTTDRFLRTLLPEGTATSWREPTGSVALLQLPVHENWIGHTVQELESAADCRVAFVMRFGTGILPQSKTVLQADDVVYAAALSGTITDVTSVAARPPQEES; encoded by the coding sequence GTGCACGTGGTGATCATGGGTTGCGGCCGGGTCGGCGCGTCCCTCGCGGCCGCGCTGGAGCGGCTGGGCCACGACGTCGCGGTGATCGACAAGGAACGGGAGTCGTTCCGCCGCCTCGGTCCCGCGTTCCACGGCAGGCAGGTGCTGGGCATGGGCTTCGACCGCGACGTGCTCATCGAGGCGGGCATCGAGCAGGCGGAAGCGTTCGCCGCGGTGTCCAGCGGCGACAACTCCAACATCATCTCGGCCAGGGTCGCCCGCGAGACCTTCGGCGTGGAACACGTCGTCGCGCGGATCTACGACTCGAAGCGGGCCGCCGTGTACGAGCGGTTGGGCATTCCCACCGTCGCCACGGTTCCGTGGACCACCGACCGGTTCCTGCGCACGCTGCTGCCAGAGGGCACGGCGACGTCGTGGCGCGAGCCGACCGGGAGCGTGGCCCTGCTGCAGCTCCCGGTGCACGAGAACTGGATCGGCCACACCGTCCAGGAACTCGAAAGCGCGGCCGACTGCCGGGTGGCGTTCGTCATGCGGTTCGGCACGGGCATCCTCCCCCAGAGCAAGACGGTGCTCCAGGCCGACGACGTCGTGTACGCGGCCGCCCTGTCGGGCACCATCACCGACGTCACGAGCGTGGCCGCGCGGCCACCGCAGGAGGAGAGCTGA
- a CDS encoding potassium channel family protein, translated as MRVAIAGAGAVGRSIASELVEAGHTVMLIERQSRQFVPETVPEADWVLGDACEMSTLEDSGIQLCDVVIAATGDDKVNLVVSLLAKTEFAVRRVVARVNNPANEWLFTESWGVDVAVSTPRILAAMVEEAVSVGDLVRLMTFRQGQANLVELTLPADTPVAGKPVRELALPRDVALVTILRGERVIVPQPDDPLEPGDELLFVTSAGTEPDIRRALGVNGQSMP; from the coding sequence ATGCGGGTCGCGATCGCGGGTGCGGGCGCGGTGGGCCGGTCCATCGCCTCGGAGCTCGTCGAGGCCGGGCACACCGTCATGCTCATCGAGCGCCAGTCACGGCAGTTCGTACCCGAAACGGTGCCGGAGGCCGACTGGGTCCTCGGGGACGCGTGCGAGATGTCCACGCTCGAGGACTCCGGGATCCAGCTGTGCGACGTGGTCATCGCCGCGACGGGAGACGACAAGGTGAACCTCGTCGTGTCGCTGCTCGCCAAGACGGAGTTCGCCGTGCGCCGGGTGGTGGCCCGCGTGAACAATCCCGCCAACGAGTGGTTGTTCACCGAGAGCTGGGGTGTGGACGTCGCCGTGTCCACCCCGCGCATCCTGGCCGCGATGGTGGAGGAGGCCGTCAGCGTCGGCGACCTCGTGCGGCTCATGACGTTCCGCCAGGGCCAGGCCAACCTGGTGGAGCTGACCCTGCCCGCCGACACACCCGTGGCGGGCAAGCCGGTGCGGGAGCTGGCGCTGCCGCGTGACGTCGCGCTGGTCACCATCCTGCGCGGGGAGCGCGTCATCGTGCCGCAGCCGGACGACCCGCTCGAACCCGGCGACGAGCTGCTGTTCGTGACCTCGGCCGGCACCGAGCCGGACATCCGGCGAGCCCTCGGGGTGAACGGCCAATCCATGCCGTGA
- a CDS encoding class I SAM-dependent RNA methyltransferase — protein MTQDWTGRTLELTVGAVAHGGHCVARVDGRVVFVRHALPGERVLAEVTEDPGKSFCRADAVKVLTASPDRVEPSCPVAGPGLCGGCDWQHASGAAQRELKARVVEEQLARLAGLDFPVTVEELPGGLLRWRTRVRFVAAADGHAGLRPHRSHRVVPLTDCPITVRGAVDAVLPDRWSDGDEVEATEDADGDVHVRRLPGRGRRPEQRQGGLAVQRAAGREWRLAAHGFWQVHPEAADTFARVVREWAQASPGARAWDLYAGVGLFASVLAEQVGPRGRVLAVESGRRAVADGKANLADLRQVSWRCGQVEHVLRDRRDSPEVVVLDPPRKGAGRVVVERIAAAAPERIVYVACDPAALARDVATFAKLGYRLARLRAFDAFPMTHHVECVALLVSEAKAD, from the coding sequence GTGACGCAGGACTGGACGGGCCGCACGCTGGAACTGACGGTCGGGGCGGTGGCACACGGCGGACACTGTGTGGCCAGGGTGGACGGACGGGTCGTGTTCGTCCGCCACGCGTTGCCGGGCGAGCGGGTGCTCGCGGAGGTGACCGAGGACCCGGGCAAGTCGTTCTGCCGGGCGGACGCGGTGAAGGTGCTCACGGCGTCGCCCGACCGGGTCGAGCCGTCGTGTCCCGTGGCGGGGCCGGGGTTGTGCGGTGGCTGCGACTGGCAGCACGCGAGCGGTGCGGCGCAGCGGGAGCTGAAGGCCCGGGTCGTGGAGGAGCAGTTGGCCAGGCTGGCCGGCCTGGACTTCCCCGTGACGGTCGAGGAACTGCCGGGCGGGCTGTTGCGGTGGCGGACGCGGGTGCGCTTCGTCGCCGCCGCCGACGGGCACGCGGGCCTGCGACCTCACCGCAGCCACCGGGTGGTGCCGTTGACCGACTGCCCGATCACCGTCCGCGGCGCGGTGGACGCCGTGCTCCCGGATCGGTGGTCCGACGGTGACGAGGTCGAGGCGACCGAGGACGCCGACGGCGACGTGCACGTGCGGCGCCTGCCCGGGCGGGGGAGACGCCCCGAGCAGCGACAGGGCGGACTGGCCGTGCAACGGGCCGCGGGACGGGAGTGGCGGCTGGCCGCGCACGGCTTCTGGCAGGTGCATCCCGAGGCGGCCGACACCTTCGCCCGGGTCGTGCGCGAGTGGGCGCAGGCCTCGCCCGGAGCGCGGGCGTGGGACCTCTACGCCGGGGTGGGGCTGTTCGCCTCCGTGCTCGCCGAGCAGGTCGGCCCGAGGGGCCGGGTGCTCGCGGTGGAGTCGGGCCGCCGCGCGGTGGCCGACGGCAAGGCCAACCTCGCGGACCTGCGCCAGGTGTCCTGGCGGTGCGGGCAGGTGGAGCACGTGCTGCGCGACCGCCGTGACTCGCCGGAGGTCGTGGTGCTGGACCCGCCGCGCAAGGGCGCGGGCCGCGTCGTGGTGGAGCGGATCGCCGCCGCGGCACCCGAGCGCATCGTCTACGTGGCCTGCGACCCGGCCGCGCTCGCCCGGGATGTCGCCACGTTTGCGAAGCTCGGATACCGGCTGGCGCGCCTCCGGGCGTTCGACGCCTTCCCGATGACCCACCACGTGGAGTGCGTGGCGCTCCTCGTGTCCGAGGCGAAGGCGGACTGA
- a CDS encoding OB-fold nucleic acid binding domain-containing protein — MSAKDSGYFSRLVRKLTSDIEELDAEDLSERSEAGGARRACDCRSGEEVTVLGRLRSVDLCPGSAAATVEAELFDGTDDVTLVWLGRRRIPGIEPGRTIKARGRLGERDGRKVLYNPYYELLQATG; from the coding sequence ATGTCTGCCAAGGACAGTGGCTACTTCAGCCGCTTGGTTCGCAAGTTGACCAGTGACATAGAAGAACTGGACGCCGAGGACCTCTCCGAACGGTCGGAGGCCGGAGGAGCCCGACGGGCGTGCGACTGCCGCTCGGGTGAGGAAGTGACCGTGCTGGGCCGGTTGCGCAGCGTGGATCTCTGCCCGGGCAGTGCCGCGGCGACGGTGGAAGCCGAGTTGTTCGACGGCACCGACGACGTCACCCTCGTGTGGCTGGGCCGCAGACGCATTCCGGGTATCGAACCCGGCCGTACGATCAAGGCACGGGGCAGGCTCGGCGAGCGCGACGGTCGCAAGGTGCTGTACAACCCGTACTACGAACTGCTGCAAGCGACCGGATGA
- a CDS encoding LysE family translocator, with product MPTSAEWVVFLGTAALFALSPGPGVLYVLARSLRGGRVEGVRSVIGNALGASVHVVAAALGLSALLATSTVAFTVVKVAGAVYLVYLGVHAIVRRHDDGGIDHSDGSARRWARSPLVQGVIAELLNPKTALYFMALLPHFVHPETAPAPLVFALLGFIAVAMAALVDLAVAVFAGGVAGRLVNNPRWRVRQRVAAGLSMIGLGGLVAVAE from the coding sequence GTGCCCACCTCGGCGGAATGGGTCGTTTTCCTCGGCACGGCGGCGTTGTTCGCGCTGAGTCCGGGCCCCGGTGTGCTGTACGTGCTCGCGCGGAGTCTGCGCGGCGGCCGGGTCGAGGGCGTGCGCTCGGTGATCGGCAACGCCCTGGGCGCGTCCGTCCACGTCGTGGCCGCGGCGCTGGGGCTCTCGGCGCTGCTCGCGACGTCCACGGTCGCGTTCACCGTCGTGAAGGTCGCCGGAGCGGTGTATCTCGTCTACCTCGGGGTGCACGCGATCGTGCGGCGCCACGACGACGGTGGGATCGACCACTCGGACGGTTCCGCGAGGCGCTGGGCGAGGTCGCCACTCGTGCAGGGCGTGATCGCCGAGCTGCTCAACCCGAAGACGGCGCTGTACTTCATGGCGTTGCTGCCGCACTTCGTCCATCCCGAGACGGCTCCCGCGCCGCTCGTGTTCGCCCTGCTCGGCTTCATCGCCGTGGCCATGGCCGCTCTCGTCGACCTGGCCGTGGCGGTGTTCGCGGGCGGTGTGGCCGGCAGGCTCGTGAACAATCCGCGCTGGCGGGTACGGCAACGCGTGGCGGCCGGGCTGAGCATGATCGGGCTGGGCGGCCTCGTCGCGGTGGCCGAGTAG
- a CDS encoding DUF3710 domain-containing protein — protein sequence MGIFGRRKRNQAADDHVDVEQPVPDADAELDADDTEDTLGSGTEGPYDVAEAPDDGVPRMDLGSIRVPVPNGSQVQVEMDQSSGTVRAVHVVTAAGQVTVSAYAAPRSGGLWREVSAELAEQLRSDGARVSLGRGEWGMEISAIVGEVALRFIGVDGPRWMLRGVIAGPQSEAAGAPDVLRSIMRGTVVDRGQAPMPVRTPLQITLPEAIASHIKGRQAPPQQAQQPQQTQAQR from the coding sequence TCCCGACGCCGACGCGGAACTCGACGCGGACGACACCGAGGACACCCTCGGCTCCGGCACGGAGGGGCCCTACGACGTCGCCGAGGCACCGGACGACGGTGTGCCGCGGATGGACCTGGGGTCGATCCGCGTGCCGGTGCCGAACGGCTCCCAGGTGCAGGTCGAGATGGACCAGAGCAGCGGCACGGTACGCGCGGTCCACGTCGTCACCGCTGCGGGCCAGGTCACCGTCAGTGCCTACGCCGCGCCCCGGTCGGGCGGGCTGTGGCGGGAGGTCAGCGCCGAGCTGGCCGAGCAGTTGCGCTCCGACGGCGCCCGCGTCTCGCTCGGCCGTGGTGAGTGGGGCATGGAGATCTCGGCCATCGTGGGCGAGGTCGCGCTGCGGTTCATCGGTGTCGACGGACCTCGGTGGATGCTGCGCGGAGTGATCGCGGGGCCGCAGTCCGAGGCGGCCGGGGCGCCCGACGTGCTGCGCTCGATCATGCGCGGCACCGTCGTCGACCGTGGGCAGGCCCCGATGCCCGTGCGGACGCCGTTGCAGATCACCCTGCCGGAGGCGATCGCCTCCCACATCAAGGGCAGGCAGGCCCCACCTCAGCAGGCTCAGCAGCCGCAACAGACGCAGGCGCAGCGGTAG
- a CDS encoding APC family permease, producing MSKFATAMKRVLLGRPFRSDRLPRTLLPKRIALPVFASDPMSSVAYAPEQILLMLSVAGASSYVYSPWIGLVVALVMVVVIAAYRQNVRAYTSGGGAYAVATANHGARVGLAVGAALLVDYVLTVAVSTASAAATIGSAVPYVAEHRVDFAVAAIVVLAAMNLRGVRESGRLFAIPVYAFVVGILGMVAWGVVRTFLLGDELRAESAGFQVVEEPEQLAGLGFVFLLLRAFSSGSAALTGVEAIANGVPAFRKPKGRNAATTLLFLGLLAIPMFLGLLFLADASGVVLADDPQRQLINAPEGYEQKTLIAQVAGAVFSGFTPGVWYVVFFTGLVLVFAANTAFNGFPVLGSILAQDRFLPRQLHTRGDRLAFSNGILVLAGFAIALVIVFDAQVTALIHLYIVGVFVAFVASQSGMIRHWSRELRGEEDPAARARMRRAQAINAVGLVLTAAVLVVILVTKFLAGAWISIAAMAFFYVLMRAIRRHYDRVAAEIAATGEEVTLPARNHAIVLVSQLHKPALRALAYAKATRPDVLEAVTVNVDEDETRALMREWEKRRISMPLKVVESPYREITKPVLDYVRRVRGDQPRNVVTVFIPEYVVGRWWEQLLHNQSALRLKTRLLFQPRVMVTSVPWQLESSHRATTRAARRRRRPVVGDVRRGFHTGEADRTASARGKGARS from the coding sequence GTGTCCAAGTTCGCCACGGCGATGAAGCGCGTTCTGCTGGGGCGCCCCTTCCGCAGTGATCGTCTGCCGCGCACGCTGCTGCCGAAGCGGATCGCCCTGCCGGTGTTCGCCTCCGACCCGATGTCGTCGGTGGCGTACGCGCCCGAGCAGATCCTGCTCATGCTCTCGGTCGCGGGTGCCTCCTCGTACGTCTACAGCCCGTGGATCGGCCTGGTCGTCGCGCTCGTCATGGTCGTGGTGATCGCCGCCTACCGCCAGAACGTGCGGGCGTACACGTCCGGAGGCGGCGCCTACGCGGTCGCGACCGCCAACCACGGTGCCCGGGTCGGTCTCGCCGTCGGTGCGGCGCTGCTGGTGGACTACGTGCTCACGGTGGCGGTCTCGACGGCGTCCGCCGCGGCCACCATCGGTTCGGCCGTGCCGTACGTCGCCGAACACAGGGTCGATTTCGCGGTGGCGGCCATCGTGGTGCTCGCGGCGATGAATCTGCGGGGCGTGCGCGAGTCGGGCAGGCTGTTCGCGATCCCCGTCTACGCGTTTGTGGTCGGGATCCTCGGCATGGTCGCCTGGGGTGTGGTGCGCACGTTCCTGCTGGGCGACGAACTGCGGGCCGAGAGTGCGGGATTCCAGGTCGTGGAGGAGCCCGAGCAACTCGCCGGGCTGGGCTTCGTGTTCCTGCTGTTGCGCGCGTTCTCCTCGGGCAGCGCGGCGTTGACGGGTGTGGAGGCCATCGCCAACGGTGTGCCGGCGTTTCGCAAACCCAAGGGACGCAATGCCGCCACGACACTGCTGTTCCTGGGACTGCTGGCGATCCCGATGTTCCTCGGGCTGCTGTTTTTGGCCGACGCCAGCGGTGTCGTGCTGGCGGACGACCCGCAGCGGCAGCTGATCAACGCACCGGAAGGCTACGAGCAGAAGACCCTGATCGCGCAGGTCGCCGGTGCCGTCTTCAGTGGATTCACCCCGGGTGTCTGGTACGTCGTCTTCTTCACCGGGCTGGTCCTCGTGTTCGCCGCGAACACGGCGTTCAACGGGTTTCCGGTACTGGGGTCGATCCTGGCGCAGGACCGCTTCCTGCCCCGGCAGCTGCACACCCGGGGTGACCGGCTGGCCTTCAGCAACGGCATTCTGGTGCTCGCCGGGTTCGCCATCGCGCTCGTCATCGTGTTCGACGCGCAGGTGACCGCCCTGATCCACCTGTACATCGTCGGTGTCTTCGTGGCGTTCGTGGCGAGCCAGAGCGGCATGATCCGGCACTGGAGCCGGGAGCTGCGCGGCGAAGAGGATCCTGCCGCCCGGGCGCGCATGCGCCGGGCTCAGGCGATCAACGCCGTGGGACTCGTGCTGACCGCGGCCGTGCTGGTCGTCATCCTCGTCACCAAGTTCCTCGCGGGTGCGTGGATCTCGATCGCCGCCATGGCGTTCTTCTACGTTCTCATGCGCGCCATCCGCCGCCACTACGACCGGGTGGCCGCGGAGATCGCGGCGACCGGCGAGGAGGTGACGCTGCCCGCCCGCAACCACGCCATCGTGCTGGTGTCGCAGCTGCACAAACCGGCGTTGCGGGCACTGGCCTACGCCAAGGCGACGAGACCCGACGTGCTGGAGGCCGTCACCGTCAACGTGGACGAGGACGAGACACGCGCCCTGATGCGGGAGTGGGAGAAGCGGCGCATCTCGATGCCTCTGAAGGTCGTGGAGTCGCCGTACCGGGAGATCACCAAGCCGGTGCTGGACTACGTCCGCAGAGTGCGCGGAGACCAGCCGCGTAACGTCGTCACGGTGTTCATTCCCGAGTACGTCGTGGGCCGCTGGTGGGAGCAACTGCTGCACAACCAGAGCGCGCTGCGGCTGAAGACCCGGCTGCTGTTCCAACCGCGGGTGATGGTGACGAGTGTGCCGTGGCAACTGGAGTCCTCGCATCGGGCCACCACCCGCGCCGCCCGCAGGCGACGGCGTCCGGTGGTCGGTGACGTGCGGCGTGGTTTCCACACGGGCGAGGCGGACAGGACGGCGTCGGCCCGGGGGAAGGGAGCGCGTTCGTGA